The following are encoded in a window of Vulpes vulpes isolate BD-2025 unplaced genomic scaffold, VulVul3 u000000740, whole genome shotgun sequence genomic DNA:
- the LOC140597423 gene encoding piwi-like protein 1, which yields YCPLWFYVSSLFLLYKTHGFHIRFHVEELQLATRLRATSLKERKHFGGIFRDHVVDTRQYLEHVRESTTGTLGRPVKLFTNHFRVTSRPQQVTYKYNIDYMPDIEDGKVRSELLLQHKAFIGECHIFDGSSLLLPHKLLLPKTELVSLLKNQVVKLTIEFISELSPNSPDCLRYYNILFRRILKQMNLKQVGRNYYNKQEATEFFDHKLVIWPGYVTSIFEYETSITLCADVNHKLLRMQTAYDLITGLRDPQTRKEDVEQVSKELIGSIVFTLYNNKTYRVDAINGEDNPRTKFKKSGGAEITFVDYYREQYNTEVTDLTQPLLISKGKWKKSQQDTPHKPIMLVPELCYLTGLSDKMRKDYRVMRDLALHMRLDPERRQHELRKLMNTIQTNREVQRELQLWDLKFDTNFVSFSGRILKEVRIFQGRRAFDSHPQFADWSRETRSGPLLNVKSLDHWLILYPTRNYGAASSLVQSLRKVTPTMGIAMREGKILNTDDIYLFSRLEVSDTVQSYTTVLENHVSSKTQMVLCVLSSEKKDLYDGIKQYLCVKCPTPSQCVVARTLDKPQTLMTIATKIAQQMNCKMGGALWKVETGLQNAMFIGIDCFHDIVNRRKSIAGFVSSINQELTQWFSQCIFQESGQELVNGLKTCLEAALKLWCKHNQFLPQAIIVYRDGVGDGQLQALMDHEVPQIESSLRSVYPKDSGCTPVYRAEVGCCAAAFTLKAL from the exons TATTGTcctttgtggttttatgtttcctccctttttttattgtataagacTCATGGCTTTCACATCCGTTTCCATGTAGAGGAACTCCAGCTGGCGACTAGACTGCGGGCAACCtcactgaaggagagaaagcattttgggggcatttttcgAGACCATGTGGTGGATACCCGACAGTACTTGGAACATGTTAGAGAGTCCACGACAG GCACGCTGGGTAGACCTGTAAAGCTATTCACAAACCATTTCCGAGTGACGTCCCGCCCCCAGCAGGTCACATATAAGTACAACATTGACTACATGCCAGACATCGAGGATGGAAAAGTTCGTTCAGAATTGCTTTTGCAGCATAAAGCATTTATTGGAGAGTGCCATATATTTGATGGGAGCTCTTTATTATTACCTCACAAGCTACTGTTGCCG aaaACGGAATTGGTCAGCCTACTGAAAAACCAGGTTGTGAAGCTGACCATTGAATTCATCAGCGAACTCTCACCCAACTCACCAGACTGCTTACGCTATTACAACATTCTCTTTAGAAG aattttgaagcaGATGAATTTGAAGCAAGTTGGTCGCAACTATTATAACAAGCAAGAGGCCACTGAGTTCTTCGATCACAA GCTGGTCATCTGGCCTGGATACGTTACTTCTATTTTTGAGTATGAAACCAGCATTACCCTCTGTGCTGATGTGAACCATAAACTGCTCCGAATGCAAACAGCTTATGATTTAATAACAGGTCTTCGTGATCcacaaaccagaaaggaagatGTTGAGCAAGTTTCTAAAGAATTAATTGGGTCAATTGTTTTTACACT GTATAACAACAAAACCTATAGGGTGGATGCTATTAATGGGGAGGATAATCCCAGaaccaaatttaagaaatcagGTGGTGCTGAAATCACCTTTGTAGACTACTACAGGGAG CAGTATAATACAGAGGTTACTGACCTAACTCAGCCACTGTTGATCagcaaaggcaaatggaaaaagagccAACAGGACACACCCCATAAGCCTATAATGCTGGTTCCTGAGCTATGCTACCTGACAG gtctATCAGATAAAATGCGAAAAGACTACAGGGTGATGAGAGACTTGGCTCTTCATATGAGGTTGGATCCAGAAAGAAGGCAGCACGAATTACGGAAACTGATGAATACTATACAAAC aaatagGGAGGTACAACGGGAACTTCAACTCTGGGATTTGAAATTTGATACCAACTTCGTGTCCTTCTCGGGAAGGATCTTGAAAGAAGTAAGaatttttcaaggaagaagagCG TTTGACTCCCATCCACAGTTTGCAGATTGGTCGAGAGAgaccagaagtggacccttacTCAATGTGAAGTCACTAGATCATTGGCTAATACTCTATCCTACGAGAAATTATGGAGCCGCCTCATCCTTAGTACAGAGTCTACGGAAAGTCACACCCACCATGGGCATAGCTATGAGAGAGGGAAAAAT TTTGAATACAgatgatatatacttattttctagGCTTGAAGTAAGTGATACAGTCCAGTCCTATACAACCGTCTTAGAAAATCATGTTTCCTCCAAAACACAGATG GTCCTTTGCGTGCTGTCCAGTGAAAAGAAAGACCTGTATGATGGCATAAAACAATACCTGTGTGTCAAGTGTCCGACCCCAAGCCAGTGTGTCGTGGCACGGACCTTAGACAAACCCCAGACGCTGATGACCATTGCGACAAAGATTGCCCAGCAGATGAACTGCAAGATGGGAGGAGCCCTCTGGAAGGTGGAGACAGGA ttacagaatGCGATGTTCATTGGTATCGACTGTTTCCATGATATTGTAAATCGGCGGAAGTCAATTGCAGGCTTCGTGTCCAGCATCAATCAGGAATTGACGCA GTGGTTCTCTCAGTGCATTTTCCAGGAATCGGGGCAGGAGCTTGTGAACGGGCTTAAAACCTGCTTGGAAG ctGCCCTGAAGCTCTGGTGTAAACATAATCAGTTTCTACCACAAGCTATCATTGTGTATCGGGATGGAGTTGGGGATGGTCAGCTTCAAGCACTGATGGATCATGAAGTCCCACAGATTGAGTCCTCCTTAAGATCTGTGTACCCTAAAGACTCTGG ATGCACCCCTGTCTACAGAGCAGAAGTTGGTTGCTGTGCAGCTGCATTCACTTTGAAAGCACTATGA